One Aquisediminimonas profunda genomic region harbors:
- a CDS encoding oligosaccharide flippase family protein: MTRTFGQIGRAIVRPQFKLARDLGLLWVGQIGTKGVAFMAFAILSRRLLPQDYGAVEYAMGLATLASLAIDGGMGSVGVRRLTQGHQSADELVALIPALQLCLALVIAPAMILFTWFYANDANALGLTGLIALSLFILPWKQDWLFQANGLIKHVVLAQSLRVLTFMVVCFVLVRDDASVLIVGAAEIASVLCATCYLMTVQHRGIARLRLRFALHKLFDLMRESAPIGLGAICWAMFQYAPLLILAAMAGMTDTAYFGAAHRLGISLVTFSWLYHFNLYPIISRRLQTDPQALARLTRTSIRATAWIGIGIALALTLAAEPLLRALFGPGFGKAAVPFSLLVWTFPLTLLSGHARWMLIAGKRGNDMLVSQICGVLVAIPLAWLLIGPAGYGAAGAAISMSLACLVVWLVSQVYVHKHGYEVPILPALPAIIAAAVIALSAPYSPFGFWATMGTGLAVFAILALAFDRDVVAELYIFGHGGQPADANQPINCSAPDGARFREP, translated from the coding sequence ATGACCCGCACATTCGGACAGATTGGCCGAGCCATTGTCCGGCCGCAGTTCAAGCTGGCGCGCGATCTGGGTTTGCTCTGGGTCGGCCAGATCGGCACCAAGGGTGTTGCATTTATGGCCTTTGCAATCCTGTCGCGCAGGTTGCTGCCTCAGGATTATGGTGCTGTCGAATATGCAATGGGCCTCGCCACGTTGGCGAGCTTGGCCATTGACGGTGGTATGGGTTCAGTCGGTGTTCGCCGCCTGACGCAGGGGCATCAGAGTGCAGATGAGCTTGTTGCACTCATCCCGGCACTCCAGCTTTGTCTTGCCTTGGTTATTGCGCCTGCGATGATTTTGTTCACCTGGTTCTATGCGAACGACGCAAACGCTTTGGGTTTGACCGGGTTGATCGCCCTCAGCCTGTTCATTCTTCCCTGGAAGCAGGACTGGCTTTTTCAGGCAAATGGCCTGATCAAGCATGTTGTTCTGGCGCAAAGCTTGCGTGTGCTCACCTTCATGGTGGTCTGTTTCGTGCTTGTGCGTGATGATGCCAGTGTGCTGATCGTGGGGGCGGCCGAGATTGCCTCTGTACTTTGCGCGACTTGTTATTTGATGACCGTTCAACATCGCGGCATTGCGAGACTGCGGCTCCGTTTTGCGCTCCACAAGCTGTTTGACTTGATGCGGGAGAGCGCGCCAATCGGGTTAGGGGCAATCTGCTGGGCAATGTTCCAATATGCGCCGCTGCTCATCCTTGCTGCGATGGCGGGTATGACGGATACAGCTTATTTCGGGGCTGCGCACCGTTTGGGCATTTCACTTGTAACCTTTAGCTGGCTCTACCACTTCAACCTCTATCCAATCATCTCCCGTCGCCTTCAAACGGATCCACAGGCCCTCGCACGACTAACCCGAACATCAATCCGGGCTACAGCGTGGATCGGCATCGGCATAGCTTTGGCGTTGACGCTGGCGGCGGAACCCTTGCTGAGGGCTCTTTTCGGGCCTGGCTTTGGCAAGGCAGCAGTCCCCTTTTCGCTCCTTGTCTGGACCTTTCCCCTTACCCTTCTCTCGGGCCACGCCCGCTGGATGTTGATCGCCGGGAAGCGCGGGAACGATATGCTTGTGTCGCAAATTTGTGGCGTGTTGGTCGCAATCCCGTTGGCGTGGTTGCTGATCGGCCCCGCTGGCTATGGTGCAGCAGGGGCTGCAATTTCCATGTCGTTGGCCTGTCTTGTCGTGTGGCTGGTGTCCCAAGTCTATGTCCACAAACACGGCTATGAGGTGCCCATTCTGCCGGCGTTGCCTGCAATAATCGCTGCGGCGGTGATAGCACTCTCTGCTCCTTACTCGCCGTTTGGCTTTTGGGCGACGATGGGAACAGGCCTGGCCGTTTTCGCCATCCTCGCTCTTGCCTTTGATCGCGATGTTGTCGCCGAACTCTATATCTTTGGCCATGGCGGGCAGCCTGCCGATGCCAACCAGCCTATAAACTGCAGTGCGCCAGATGGCGCCAGATTCCGGGAACCCTGA
- a CDS encoding nucleotide sugar dehydrogenase has protein sequence MSSDYYLQTLSRLEDATATIGVVGLGYVGLPLALAGVKAGYKVVGFDVSQGRVEAINAGEQVISYLDPAEMRDAIAAGQFEATTDFARLAEPDVLAICVPTPLTRNRDPDLSYVVSTAQMIAKTLRPGQLVMLESTTWPGTTSEVVQPILEAAGGIVGETLFLGFSPEREDPGNKNFNTHTIPKLVGADDPKSRKLAETFYGKTVAKVVPVNSAAVAEAAKLTENIFRAVNIALVNELKLVYSEMGIDVWEVIAAAATKPFGFQAFYPGPGLGGHCIPIDPFYLTWKAREFGIESRFIELAGQINTAMPRHVVSELSRALNSQIGKGLRGAKILVLGLAYKSDVDDLRESPSLTLIELIEAQGAHCDFHDPHIPKVPQTREHANLSGRGSIALDGKTIADYDAVLIATDHAAVDYAVVAEHARLIVDTRNALAKRGITAPQAVKA, from the coding sequence ATGTCCTCCGATTATTATTTGCAAACGCTCTCTCGCCTCGAGGATGCCACCGCCACAATCGGCGTTGTCGGATTGGGCTATGTTGGTCTCCCGCTTGCGCTCGCAGGGGTAAAGGCAGGATACAAGGTTGTCGGCTTCGATGTCAGCCAAGGACGAGTTGAAGCCATCAATGCAGGCGAGCAGGTTATCTCCTATCTCGACCCGGCGGAAATGCGGGATGCCATTGCGGCAGGCCAATTCGAAGCCACGACCGATTTTGCTCGGCTGGCGGAACCTGACGTACTTGCGATTTGCGTGCCAACCCCTCTCACCCGAAACCGGGATCCCGATCTTTCGTATGTTGTTTCGACTGCGCAGATGATTGCCAAGACTTTGCGCCCCGGCCAACTCGTGATGCTGGAATCCACGACTTGGCCCGGCACGACCAGTGAGGTGGTTCAGCCGATCCTGGAAGCGGCAGGCGGTATCGTGGGCGAAACCCTTTTCCTCGGATTTTCGCCCGAGCGAGAAGATCCGGGCAACAAAAACTTCAACACGCACACAATCCCGAAGTTGGTTGGTGCTGACGACCCGAAATCTCGCAAGCTCGCGGAAACATTCTATGGCAAGACAGTCGCCAAGGTTGTGCCAGTCAACAGTGCAGCTGTGGCAGAAGCAGCGAAGCTGACCGAGAACATTTTTCGCGCAGTCAACATTGCACTCGTCAACGAATTGAAGCTGGTTTACTCGGAGATGGGGATAGACGTGTGGGAAGTGATCGCAGCTGCTGCGACAAAGCCCTTCGGCTTTCAGGCCTTTTACCCGGGTCCCGGCCTGGGAGGGCACTGCATTCCTATCGATCCCTTCTACCTTACATGGAAGGCGCGCGAATTTGGAATTGAGAGCCGCTTCATAGAACTTGCGGGACAAATCAATACTGCAATGCCACGCCATGTCGTGAGTGAGCTGTCTCGGGCCCTGAATTCGCAAATCGGCAAAGGGCTAAGAGGCGCAAAAATTCTTGTTTTGGGCCTTGCTTACAAATCCGACGTCGATGACCTGCGGGAAAGCCCATCCCTGACCTTGATCGAGCTGATAGAGGCGCAAGGTGCTCATTGCGACTTCCATGATCCGCATATTCCAAAGGTGCCACAGACTCGTGAGCATGCGAATCTCTCTGGTCGGGGCTCTATTGCGCTCGATGGCAAGACCATCGCTGACTATGATGCGGTGCTGATAGCCACTGATCATGCAGCAGTCGACTATGCCGTTGTTGCGGAGCACGCCAGGCTGATTGTCGACACGCGCAACGCACTCGCCAAGCGCGGCATCACGGCGCCGCAGGCAGTAAAGGCGTAA